TATTTTGGTGACATGGCAAACCACCCCCAAAGTTTCCTCTCCAACGCACACTCCCTCCCCTTCCCTCTCCCCCCTGTCACAGCCTCCATCCCAACACACACTTCTCTCCCATTGTAGTCCCTGCCATATCACAACCCCCTTCCCAACGTacacttcttctttttttctcaaCACCACCattcacaacaacaacaactttaacattctctcaatttttaaatattttttttaattatctataaatatataagacttaaaaaaatatatttttttatcatagtaaaataatatagatattatttatgaattttttttatcaaagataaagaGACTCGAATTCGcgatctttttaaataaatacgAAGAGATGCTTAGGGCTGGCAATTCATACCCTACCCGCGGGTACCCAACCTAGTCCAACCCGTTCGGGTAGGGTAAGGTACGGTACGGTACGGTACGGTCCGGGTATGcctgcgggtagggtagggtacggGTTTAGGGTGTACCCTACCCGCACCTcatatataacacatattttataaaaatctctcTATATAGTGAAGGAAGTGAGAGTTGAACCCACAACATCTCTTATGTAATGACTTATAATAAGTGAACAACCACAaaactagttagttaattaaataatttaaagcattagttttttattttttatgttattaatacgtataaaattcaaaataattgaattttatatttactttaaaaaaatttgatatttctgcgggtagggtagggtagggtagggtttagaattttagggtgcgggtagggttagggttgagagattctcaacccgCGAATAGAGTAAGGTAgagttttaatgaaatttttaacCCGCGGGTAGGATTAGGGTAGGGTCCAAatcctaccctaccctacccattgccagCCCTAGAAATgctatttgaattataatttattggttattatttataaatttactcAGAGAAAAGATAAACATTACAAAAAGTAGTGAGAGACTCAGCAGTACagcaaaagagaataaaatcatgtcttttctattttgtttcaacagttatgttaaaataaaaatgtagataaattataattttaattgtaatactcaataataatacttttttgttatttttattttttgaataaaaaacttagattatttataaatagaaaaatacttaTAGTTTTTGACATTAGAAGAAAAAagggttttttatttaaataaattatttgctcTCCTATTTTACGTGAATCCCCTAAATGGTTTTCTTGAACGTGAATCCCCTAaaccatataatatataaatcgtCCTAGGCTGGTGTGTATTATTTAATATGTAAAACATTGTACCCTGGAACGATTTATGcatgaattgcataggtgaatAAAGCATAAATCGTCCCACCCTAGTGTGTTTTGCAAGTCACACATAAATCGTCCTAGCCTAGTATGAGTTATGTATTTTCAGCTAAAACACGTTACCCTGCCACGATTTATGtgcatctttgtaaaccttaaCCCCCTAGCACGATTTACGTGCAAATCCCTAACCCCCACCAACCTAGCACGATTTATGTGCAAACCTAACCCCCACCAACCTAGCACGATTTACGTGCATAAATACCCCTCAGCAGCCTTCAACGATTTATGCGTTAAGACCCAAACCCTACTTACCTCCCACGAGTAAAGTCTCATTTGTGAGAGACTCCATTAGCAGCGAGGAGGGGAGTGGAGGGGAGGAGAGCAACGTGAAAAAATTCAAGGAAGGGTAGTGAGCGGCAATTTTGGAGGATTGCTAAGGCGTCGGAGGAGGTGGCCTCCGGTGGACGGCGTCGACGGCGGCTAAGGGCAGCTTCCGAAGGTTGTGTTGGCGGCGGTAGGAGGCTGATTTGGTGGCTTTGTGTGGCGGTGCAATATGGCGAGGAACGACATGTACCGATTGAACGGCATCGCGCACGTGGCAGGTTATATCGACGAAGAGGTTAGTAATTAGTTTGGTTTATAAGAATGTGATTCATTTTAAGGTTAACATGTTTAGGATAGGTTAGGGCCATGTTTGGTTTAGGAGTGAGGTTGATAtcgaaaaatatatttttggctGTTGTGTGATGTTGAGTTGTAACTGTGCTTGTTATTCTGTTATCAGCCAACCCGGTGTGTACGGACTATCCGCAGGCAACAAAAGATGATATTGCATGACCGTATTATGCCTTACTTAGATAGCGCCGGATTGCTGCATGTTGCTAGGCTAAATGATTATTGGTTTAAGCTGGATGAGCCACTGATTAGTGCCTTTGTTGAGCGATGGCGTCCTGAAACACATACTTTTCATATGCCATTTGGGGAGTGCACTGTTGGGAGTGCACTATCACTTTACAGGATGTGGCATATCAGTTCGGCCTCCCTGTTGATGGATTTCCAGTTAGTGGTTGTCTCAGTGACTTTGAGCAGTTGATGGAAGGTGGTAAGCCGTGTGGCAGTGGTTTGAAGAGTTGTTCGGTGAACTTCCTCCTGAGAACTGTATTGATGAGTTCACCGTGTCATATGGGTGGTTCCAAAACAGGTTCAGAGACATGCCGAATGATGCTACAGAGCCCACGGTACAGGTCTATGCTCGTGGGTACATCATGATGTTGTTGTCGACGATGCTTTTTGGCGACAAGTCTGGGGCCAGAGTGCACTTACGCTGGCTCCCGTATGTTGCGGATCTCGACGGACTCGGAAAGTATAGCTGGGGTTCGGCGACGTTATCTTGGTTATATAGGTGTCTCTGCAGAGTTGCCAATCGGAATGTGAAAAACTTAGCTGGGCCACTATCATTGCTGCAGTTCTGGATATTCTGGAGGTTCCCCACATTCAGGCCGAGAGGGTTTGATGTTATTCTCTGGCCGCTTGCATCCAGGTGAGTATAATGCTTATTATTTAGTGTGATATAATTTAGCTCCAAACATAACGTATATTATTAATGACTGAATCTCTTTTACCCTATGTCTAATGGTGCTGTTGAATATTGCAGGTGGGGTAGATACATGCCGTCATCAGATGAGAAGGGTCCTCGGGTCATTGCTACCCGACACAGATTGGACAGGTTGAGAGTAGATGATGTAAGCATAATCTCCCAGAACGCGATATAGCCAGCCACTGCGCCAGAGGGGCGATGATGCCTTGGAGTTGGATGAGACACAGGGTGGCGATGAAGACCATGGGGGGAGCCAGAGTCATCAGGCTGGCTGGGGACACGGCAGTGGGGGATCCGGCTGGGGTTGGGGTGGTGGTGCTGGATGGTCTGGTGGATGGGGTGGTGCAGGTCCCTCTGGCTGGGGCAGTTAGTCTAGGGGAGTTTGCCAGCACAGATGGTGATTATAGGCCTCAGTTTGAGGGAGGGGCAGTGGATCTTAACGTCGATCTGAATGAATCACCGACTACTTATCAGGGAGGTCCGTTTGCCATGGGTGGTACTCCGGCATCTGCCGTGCAGGAACAGACACACACACAGTTACCTGACGAGATCGAGCGTGCTTCTGGTATGGAGGTTCATCCACCTGAATCATATGTACCGGTCACTCAGAGGAGGAAGCGCATCATCAAGCCAGCCAAGTGTGGCACCGGGTCACATATGTGTTAGCTAGTGGGGTATTGCTATGTTGTTGTTATGGTGTTCATGTAGGGCTTCTCACTGTGGTTGATGTTATGTTGTTATTTAGTACTATTGTGGTTTCAATATTGTTATGTTGTTATGTTATGTTGTTATTTAGTACTGTTGTGGTTTTGATATTGTTATGTTGTTATTAAACACATTTGCCGTTTCGTTATATAACACATAATTCGTTCTACGATATTGAGGGATAAAGATTTGCACATAAATCGTGCTAGGTTGGTGGGGGTTAGGGATTTGCACGTAAATCGTGCTAGGGGGTTGAGGTTTACAAAGATGCACATAAATCGTGGCAGGGTAACGTGTTTTAGCTGAAAATACATAACTCATACTAGACTAGGACGATTTATGTGTGACTTGCAAAACACACTAGGGTGGGACGATTTATACTTTattcacctatgcaattcatgCATAAATCGTTCCAGGGTACaatgttttatatattaaataacacACACCAGCTTAGGacgatttatatattatatggttTAGGGGATTCACGTTCAAGAAAACCATTTAGGGGATTCACGTAAAATAGGAgagcaaataatttatttaaataaaaaacccaagaaaaaatGTATACTTTATTGCTGAGAGAATAGGTTCATAAAAAACAGGTTTAATTATTGGGTTGATTCTtatagttttgcaaaatttttaattaggttcttatactttttttaattagattcctatactaattttttttttcaattaggtccctcttaacagtaattgatttaattatataaggatccaattaaaaaaaatagtggagagacccaaataaaagaaaaaaaatataaaaaccaattaaaaataaaatttggtacaaggactcaattaaaaaaatataaggatctaattaaaaattttataaaactatgaaataacagaataattaaacctaaaaagaTATGTActctctttgtttttttttttaatttgacagaACATCTAttgctttttttaatttggttgttatttcattattaattaaacttttaattgccccgtttcaataccaaaaaaaaaattaaacttttaattaattagcatCACTTTAAAACAATTGCAGAAAAAAAGAGTGCTCTTCATTTATAaatgtttttctcttttaactCCAAATATATAcaatctaaaaatatatttttatcatagaaattaaaaaaataataaaaatataatttacaaaTTTACTCAAGATAAGTActgcaaaaatattttcctgTCATGTCCCAGCTACTAAATATAGGTTTAGTACTTGAGTTAGTGTCAGCTACAAAATCATTGTTATTGGATTTAAcactttaataatattattaaattatgacaatatatattaataagagTATTATTGGTTAATGATATTATATGACAGGAGAATTATTATTTGCCTTCTTCATCCAGAGTTTTTTATGTAGGTAGGCGTGGATATGATCAGAAATATTCTGGTCCTATTTTTCAATCGCAGCAAGAGACAAGAGTTATTGGTTTCTGCAGCAGGACAAGCTTTTTTTGTCCGAATTTGATACTcatgatttgatttaaaatgtTTGCTACTGTTTAAGTGTGGAATAagaatgatttttattttttagaaaagatcattttttttatctagTTATTTAAATATTAGTATTGGTTGTTTTTGGAGTAAGTttgtgttaaaatttaaaaattatgtatatttaatattatttaatttttttagagatatttttattcaataataatactCAACCATGACACTAACTTAcgtttatttctttctttattttttcagtaaatttttttaaaattattatttataaaataaatacttataatttgagtttgaacaaaagAAATTATACTTTGTTTTGGAGAATTTGGTagatcttttcttattttttagaaatttagtTGTTGct
The genomic region above belongs to Arachis duranensis cultivar V14167 chromosome 3, aradu.V14167.gnm2.J7QH, whole genome shotgun sequence and contains:
- the LOC110278720 gene encoding serine/threonine-protein phosphatase 7 long form homolog; its protein translation is MARNDMYRLNGIAHVAGYIDEEPTRCVRTIRRQQKMILHDRIMPYLDSAGLLHVARLNDYWFKLDEPLISAFVERWRPETHTFHMPFGECTVGSALSLYRMWHISSASLLMDFQFRDMPNDATEPTVQVYARGYIMMLLSTMLFGDKSGARVHLRWLPYVADLDGLGKYSWGSATLSWLYRCLCRVANRNVKNLAGPLSLLQFWIFWRFPTFRPRGFDVILWPLASRWGRYMPSSDEKGPRVIATRHRLDRLRVDDVSIISQNAI